A single genomic interval of Lysobacter avium harbors:
- a CDS encoding carboxyl transferase domain-containing protein, whose translation MPVLTSALDPRSQDFQENVAWHRALVDELGARLVRAAEGGGAKSRERHTGRGKLLVRDRITALLDPGSPFLEVAPLAAEGMYDGAAPAAGMVCGIGRVMGQEVIVVANDATVKGGTYFPMTVKKHLRAQEIARENHLPCIYLVDSGGAFLPLQDEVFPDKEHFGRIFYNQARMSAENIPQIAVVMGSCTAGGAYVPAMSDESIIVKEQGTIFLGGPPLVKAATGEVVDAETLGGADVHTSISGVADHFAEDDRHALQIARDIVGSLNRKKTLPVAVQPVREPLFAAHELYGVVPKDTRRPFEIREVIARIVDGSEFQEFKARYGKTLVTGFAHIHGYPVGIVANNGILFAESALKGAHFIELCNQRGIPLVFLQNITGFMVGKKYEQAGIAKDGAKMVTAVACSHVPKFTVVIGGSFGAGNYAMCGRAYGGRFLWMWPNARISVMGGEQAASVLATVRRDGIEARGGDWSAEEEAAFKAPILEQYESQGNPYYATARLWDDGIIDPADTRRVLGLGLSASLNAPIASSTRFGVFRM comes from the coding sequence ATGCCTGTTCTGACTTCAGCACTCGATCCCCGCTCGCAGGATTTCCAGGAAAACGTCGCCTGGCATCGCGCCTTGGTGGATGAGCTGGGCGCACGGTTGGTTCGTGCCGCGGAAGGCGGCGGTGCAAAGTCGCGCGAGCGCCATACCGGGCGCGGAAAGCTGCTGGTCCGGGACCGCATCACCGCCCTGCTCGATCCGGGTTCGCCATTCCTCGAGGTCGCGCCACTTGCCGCCGAGGGCATGTACGACGGCGCCGCGCCTGCCGCCGGCATGGTTTGCGGCATCGGCCGGGTGATGGGACAGGAAGTGATTGTCGTCGCCAACGATGCGACGGTAAAAGGCGGTACCTATTTCCCGATGACGGTGAAGAAGCACCTTCGCGCGCAGGAAATTGCCCGCGAGAACCATCTGCCCTGTATCTACCTCGTCGATTCGGGTGGCGCGTTCCTGCCGCTGCAGGACGAGGTGTTTCCCGACAAGGAACATTTTGGCCGCATCTTCTACAACCAGGCACGGATGAGTGCGGAGAACATTCCGCAGATCGCGGTGGTGATGGGCAGTTGCACCGCGGGCGGCGCTTATGTACCGGCGATGAGCGACGAGTCGATCATCGTCAAGGAACAGGGGACGATTTTCCTCGGCGGCCCGCCGCTGGTGAAGGCCGCCACCGGAGAGGTGGTCGATGCCGAGACCCTCGGTGGCGCGGATGTGCATACGTCGATCTCGGGCGTGGCCGACCACTTCGCCGAGGATGACCGCCACGCCCTGCAGATCGCCCGCGACATCGTCGGCAGCCTCAACCGGAAGAAGACCCTGCCTGTGGCCGTGCAGCCGGTGCGCGAGCCCTTGTTTGCCGCGCACGAGCTGTACGGCGTCGTGCCGAAAGACACCCGACGCCCGTTCGAGATCCGCGAGGTCATCGCCCGGATCGTGGACGGCAGCGAGTTCCAGGAGTTCAAGGCGCGCTACGGCAAGACCCTGGTCACCGGCTTCGCCCACATCCACGGTTACCCGGTCGGGATCGTCGCCAACAACGGCATCCTGTTTGCCGAGAGCGCGCTCAAGGGCGCGCACTTCATCGAGCTGTGCAACCAGCGCGGCATCCCGCTGGTGTTCCTGCAGAACATCACCGGCTTCATGGTCGGCAAGAAGTACGAGCAGGCCGGCATTGCCAAGGACGGGGCGAAGATGGTCACCGCCGTGGCGTGCTCGCACGTGCCCAAGTTCACCGTGGTGATCGGCGGCAGCTTTGGCGCCGGCAATTACGCCATGTGCGGCCGCGCGTACGGCGGCCGTTTCCTGTGGATGTGGCCCAACGCCCGCATCAGCGTGATGGGCGGCGAGCAGGCGGCCAGCGTGCTGGCCACCGTGCGTCGGGACGGCATCGAGGCGCGCGGTGGTGACTGGAGCGCGGAGGAGGAAGCCGCGTTCAAGGCGCCGATCCTCGAGCAGTACGAAAGCCAGGGCAATCCGTACTACGCCACCGCCCGTCTGTGGGACGACGGGATCATCGATCCCGCCGACACCCGCCGCGTCCTCGGCTTGGGCCTGTCGGCGTCGCTCAATGCGCCGATTGCCTCGTCAACCCGGTTTGGCGTGTTTCGGATGTAG
- a CDS encoding thiolase family protein: protein MSDVVIVGAKRTAIGSFLGQFTGVPTPALGSAVITGALEHAGVAADQVDEVIMGCVLPAGLGQAPARQAALNAGLPASAGCTTINKVCGSGMKAIMFGHDLIKAGSAKVVVAGGMESMTNAPHLLNGSRTGIRYGSAEFIDHMAYDGLTNPYDGKAMGVFGDMACNEYGFDREALDAYSTESVDRAKAAQADGSFKDEIVPVTVKTRKGEVVVDTDEEPGKIDTARIPGLRAAFGKEGVLTAASSSKISDGAAATLLMSAEDASARGLTPLARIVAHATHSQAPEWFTTAPVTAIKNVLEKAGWSVADVDLFEINEAFSCVAMAPIKDLGIPREKVNVHGGAVALGHPIGASGARLVVTLINALRASGGKRGVASLCIGGGEATAIAIELP, encoded by the coding sequence ATGAGCGACGTCGTCATCGTCGGTGCCAAGCGCACCGCCATCGGTTCCTTCCTCGGCCAGTTCACCGGTGTGCCGACGCCGGCCCTCGGCTCGGCCGTCATCACCGGCGCCCTCGAGCATGCGGGCGTCGCCGCCGACCAGGTGGACGAGGTGATCATGGGCTGCGTGCTGCCCGCCGGTCTGGGCCAGGCACCCGCGCGCCAGGCCGCGCTCAATGCCGGCCTGCCCGCCTCCGCCGGCTGCACCACCATCAACAAGGTCTGCGGCTCGGGCATGAAGGCGATCATGTTCGGCCATGACCTGATCAAGGCCGGGTCGGCCAAGGTTGTCGTTGCCGGCGGCATGGAGTCGATGACCAACGCCCCGCACCTGCTCAACGGTTCGCGCACCGGCATCCGCTACGGCAGCGCCGAGTTCATCGACCACATGGCCTACGACGGCCTGACCAACCCGTACGACGGCAAGGCGATGGGCGTGTTTGGCGACATGGCCTGCAACGAATACGGTTTCGACCGTGAGGCTCTCGACGCCTACTCCACCGAGAGCGTGGACCGCGCCAAGGCGGCCCAGGCCGATGGCTCGTTCAAGGACGAGATCGTTCCGGTCACCGTCAAGACCCGCAAGGGCGAAGTGGTGGTGGATACCGACGAGGAGCCCGGCAAGATCGACACCGCCCGGATTCCCGGCTTGCGTGCCGCCTTTGGCAAGGAAGGCGTGTTGACCGCAGCCTCCTCCTCGAAGATCTCCGACGGCGCGGCGGCGACCCTGCTGATGTCGGCCGAGGACGCATCCGCACGTGGCCTGACCCCGTTGGCGCGCATCGTTGCCCACGCCACCCATTCCCAGGCGCCGGAGTGGTTCACCACTGCGCCGGTCACCGCGATCAAGAACGTGCTTGAGAAAGCCGGCTGGAGCGTGGCCGACGTCGACCTGTTCGAGATCAACGAGGCGTTCTCCTGCGTGGCGATGGCTCCGATCAAGGATCTGGGCATTCCACGCGAGAAGGTCAACGTGCACGGGGGCGCCGTTGCATTGGGTCATCCGATCGGTGCCAGCGGCGCGCGACTGGTGGTTACGCTGATCAATGCGCTGCGCGCGAGCGGCGGAAAACGCGGTGTTGCATCGCTCTGCATCGGCGGCGGCGAAGCGACAGCGATTGCCATCGAGCTCCCCTGA